The window TTTCCCAAGATCCGCGTACATCCGGCCCAGCTGAACCGAGAGATCGGGATTGCCAATCGGTCGGATCGCCTCCGGAATCGCGCTGTCCATCTGTTCGAGCAGCGTCAAAGCCTTCTGTCGATTCGGCAGACGATTGAAATTCTCGAGTCGATCCGCCAGCGCGGCCGGAGCGGCGGCCGTAGCCCCGGTGTCCGGCAAGTTCGAATAATAGTAGGCCAGTTGCAGAAAGGCGGAGCGATAGTTCTGCAGGAGCTTCGAGACGTTGTCATCGAAATGCACGCCCGGATCGTCGATCCCGCGGAAATGTCCCTGAAACGTCTTGAACAGATGCTCCTGAATCCGGACCGGATCGATCTGCTGGTCTTTCTTGGGATTCACTTTGAAGACGAGACCTTCCATGGTCAGCCAGTCACGCAATCCGATCATGTTGCTGTTGGCGACCGTCACGGCGAAATAGATCGGTCGTGGCACGGGCGTCTTGCTCGGATCATAGTTCGTCTTCAGCATGTCGAGGATCATCATGTCCTGAACGCGCAGGAAGTTCGGCGTGCGGCTGGTCTCGCCTTCCTTGAACGGGATGTACATGGCGGCCGGCATGGTCCAGGCCATCTTACCGACGGAAGTGTTGAGCTCGATCTTCTGCTTGTCCGGCGGCCAGTAACGCGCCATAATTGCCTGCGCGTCGTTCTCCTCGAGGTAGCGATCGATGTACTGATCCGTGTAGGAAATCGGCACCATCGGCTCGCGATGCTTGAGCTGTTTGATGTACCAGCCGGTATTGAGCAGACTCAGGTTGACCAGGCGCACGTCCTTGCGAACGCCGGCCACTTCTTGCAGGTACCAGACGGGGAAAGTGTCGTTATCGCCGTTCGTGAACAACAGTCCGTTCGGCTCGCAGGACATCAGCATGTTGTAGCTGTAATCCCAGGCCACGTAGTTGTTGTCCCGGTCGTTCATCTCGTAGTTGTTCGCCAACAGCATCACGGGTGACAACAGCAGCAGCAACACGGTCGTCGCAATCGCCGCCGCCGGCCGCGAGGACTCCTGTTGGATCCGTTTCGCCACCCATTCGATGACCGCGGCCGCACCGATCCCGATCCAGAGTGCATAAGCGAAGAAAGCACCCACATAGGAGTAGTCACGTTCGCGCGGCTGCGGGTCATCCTGATTCAGGTACAGGATGACCGCGTATCCGGTCATAAAGAAGAGCGCGGCGACGAACAGCCAGCCGGTCTTGTCCTTGGCGAACTGGTGGAAGATACCGATCAGGCCGAGCGTGAACGGAACGCAAGTCAGGATCGCCAGCCAGCGGAGAATGCCCTGCGGATTCTGGGTGATCGCACTCAGGATCGAGTAGTTCGGTGACACGCCGGCGTCCTGGAATTCTTCCTGCGGCGCGCCTTCGCGTCCGATGAATTGCCAGAACAAATAGCGGTTGAACATCTTGTTAACCTGATAGCGCCAGAAGAAATCGGATTCGCTGCGATACTCCGGGTTCTTGTTCCACATTCTGGGGAACATCTTACGATCGCCGTACTGCTCGCGATTCAGGTATGAGAGATAACGCGCCGGCGTGTCCGGGTCGTTTTCGTCGATCGACGGATTCAGACCCGAACGGATGTAAATCATGGAATACGACGAATAGCCGATGGTGATCAGCAACAGGCTGCCCATGGCGACGCCGATAATCCCGTGTTGATTCTTGACCGCCCACCAGAAGATCAGGCCGATCACCGCCACGACGGCAGCCACCGCCCAGAACGAGCCGAATCTTGTCGCCAAACCGGGCAGCCATTTGACCACGCCGGGATAGATCATGACAAAAGCCACCGCGGTCCCGGCCGCCATCGCCGCAAATGAAGCCAATTGGAACGACCGGCGGCGGAAGTACATCACCAGCGCCAGCGCAGGCAGCGCGAGCACCATGAGCAAATGCACGCCGGTGGATAGCCCGATCGTGTAACCGATCATCATCAGCCAGCGTTCGTTGCCCGCTTCATCCGCCTTCTCATGCCAGACCAGAATAAGCCACACCACGAGGTGTGTGAACAGTTGGCTCATGGCATAAACTTCCGATTCCACGGCATTGAACCACATGGAATAGGACCACGACAGGCTGAGCGCGCCGACCACGCCGCCGCCGTAAGTAATCCACTGATCGAGCCCGCTTTCTTCGCGACCGCGAATGTGACGGATCAACCGCACGATGATCAGGTAGGCCAACAGGATCGAAAAGGCGCTCGCCAGCACCGACATCCACGTCGCCCGGACCCCGATATCGGCGGAAATGGGCAGGATGGTAAACACTCGACCGATCAGCAGGAATAACGGCGAGCCCGGCGGATGGGGAACGCCCATGGTATAGGAACACGCGGCGAACTCACCGCAATCCCAGAACGAGCACGTATCCGCCATTGTCAACGCATACACCACCAGCGAAGCCAGGAAGACGCCGGTCGCCACCCAGCGGTGCGTATCGAATTTCACCATCTATTCAGGAGTTGAGAGCAGAGTTTCTGGT is drawn from candidate division KSB1 bacterium and contains these coding sequences:
- a CDS encoding DUF2723 domain-containing protein, whose translation is MVKFDTHRWVATGVFLASLVVYALTMADTCSFWDCGEFAACSYTMGVPHPPGSPLFLLIGRVFTILPISADIGVRATWMSVLASAFSILLAYLIIVRLIRHIRGREESGLDQWITYGGGVVGALSLSWSYSMWFNAVESEVYAMSQLFTHLVVWLILVWHEKADEAGNERWLMMIGYTIGLSTGVHLLMVLALPALALVMYFRRRSFQLASFAAMAAGTAVAFVMIYPGVVKWLPGLATRFGSFWAVAAVVAVIGLIFWWAVKNQHGIIGVAMGSLLLITIGYSSYSMIYIRSGLNPSIDENDPDTPARYLSYLNREQYGDRKMFPRMWNKNPEYRSESDFFWRYQVNKMFNRYLFWQFIGREGAPQEEFQDAGVSPNYSILSAITQNPQGILRWLAILTCVPFTLGLIGIFHQFAKDKTGWLFVAALFFMTGYAVILYLNQDDPQPRERDYSYVGAFFAYALWIGIGAAAVIEWVAKRIQQESSRPAAAIATTVLLLLLSPVMLLANNYEMNDRDNNYVAWDYSYNMLMSCEPNGLLFTNGDNDTFPVWYLQEVAGVRKDVRLVNLSLLNTGWYIKQLKHREPMVPISYTDQYIDRYLEENDAQAIMARYWPPDKQKIELNTSVGKMAWTMPAAMYIPFKEGETSRTPNFLRVQDMMILDMLKTNYDPSKTPVPRPIYFAVTVANSNMIGLRDWLTMEGLVFKVNPKKDQQIDPVRIQEHLFKTFQGHFRGIDDPGVHFDDNVSKLLQNYRSAFLQLAYYYSNLPDTGATAAAPAALADRLENFNRLPNRQKALTLLEQMDSAIPEAIRPIGNPDLSVQLGRMYADLGKPEELRRRLEMATSREDLRFDSQCRLAAMWISSFGDTAQAHKILRSALGANPTGEMYYQAGGQLYQSQAFSIAADMFEQALKLDANDGQAVGALMQALEALGDTPRAKRVLNDWIAKHPTDAGAKRRLDQLDNRGAVDSIAAAPTK